Proteins encoded by one window of Chondromyces crocatus:
- a CDS encoding PPC domain-containing DNA-binding protein, whose product MTPRPLFIVLTLTLGACSAADVPRRGPVDPSDPLSSKYIRTPTGYLMVLRRGDDVLAHLERLAVLEQIPGASFSGFGFVNATFGFYDFARKTFDPRSFRDTELASMNGSIAWKDGVPVIHAHAVVTDRDFAAHGGHLLGLEVGTGSVEITILLHDQRLGRAVDPAIGANVMHFVR is encoded by the coding sequence GCTTGCAGCGCCGCCGACGTTCCTCGCCGAGGCCCTGTGGATCCCTCCGATCCGCTCTCGTCGAAGTACATCCGCACACCCACCGGCTACCTGATGGTGCTGCGACGAGGCGACGACGTCCTCGCCCACCTCGAGCGCCTCGCCGTCCTGGAGCAGATCCCGGGCGCCAGCTTCAGCGGCTTCGGCTTCGTGAACGCCACCTTCGGCTTCTACGACTTCGCCCGGAAGACCTTCGATCCTCGCTCCTTCCGTGACACCGAGCTCGCGAGCATGAACGGCAGCATCGCCTGGAAGGACGGTGTCCCCGTCATCCACGCCCACGCCGTCGTCACCGACAGAGACTTCGCTGCCCACGGCGGGCACCTCCTCGGCCTGGAGGTGGGCACGGGCTCCGTGGAGATCACCATCCTGTTGCACGACCAGCGTCTCGGTCGGGCCGTCGATCCCGCCATCGGCGCCAACGTCATGCACTTCGTTCGGTGA